The Deltaproteobacteria bacterium DNA window CCGCTTCCTGCAGGCGCTGGTCGCGCGATAGGTGCTGCTCCGGGGTACCTTCCTCCAGGGGCCTTTCTTACACAACCGTCTACAGCAGTTCCTTCACGGCATCCAGGGCTGCGTCGTAGTCGGGATGTGTCTTCACCTCGGGGACGACCTCCACGTACCGGACGACGTCGTCAGCGTCGATCACGAAGACGGCCCTGGCAAGGAGGCGGAGTTCCTTGAGGAGGACGCCGTATGCCGTTGCGAAGGAGAGGTCCCGGTGGTCCGAGAGCACCTTGATCCTGTCGATTCCGGCGGTGCTGCTGAAGCGTGACTGGGCGAAGGGGAGGTCCAGGCTTACCGTCACCACCTGCACCGTGTCGGGCAGATTGGCGGCAACTTCGTTGAACTTCCTCGTCTCCTCGTCACAGACCGGCGTGTCCAGGGACGGAACCGCCGCGATGAGCTTTATTTTTCCGGCAAAACTGCCGAGGGTCACTTCGTTGAGGGAACCGTCCAGCGCGCTGAAATCGGGTGCCCTGTCACCCACCTTGATTTCACTCCCCACCAGGGTAAGCGGATTT harbors:
- a CDS encoding thiol peroxidase, encoding MERKNVVTIGGNPLTLVGSEIKVGDRAPDFSALDGSLNEVTLGSFAGKIKLIAAVPSLDTPVCDEETRKFNEVAANLPDTVQVVTVSLDLPFAQSRFSSTAGIDRIKVLSDHRDLSFATAYGVLLKELRLLARAVFVIDADDVVRYVEVVPEVKTHPDYDAALDAVKELL